The Camarhynchus parvulus chromosome 22, STF_HiC, whole genome shotgun sequence genome includes the window catcccaaaaaccccaataattCCCAATTCTTACAGTACCTGATCCTGATAACTCCTGATGCTAATAATGCCAGAGTCCTATCCTAATAAAGCCTGATCCTAATAAAATCGTGATGATTATAACTCCTGATCCTTATAGAACCACCTAATAGTGTCTGATCCCAATATCCCAGTCCCCAAGCCCCCTGATCCTAATAACACCAACATCCTGATCCCAATAATTCCTGATCCTAACAGTGCCAGCATTCTTATCTGAGCTGAATAATGCCTGATCCCAACACCAGCTCCctcatcccaaaaaccccaataattCCCAATTCTTACAGTGCCTGATCCTGATAACTCCTGACCCTATTAACACCAACACCCTGATCCCAATAATTCCTGATCCTAAAAGTGCCAGCATTCCTGTCCCAATAACACCCGAGCCTAATAATGCCTGATCCCAACACCAGCTCCCTCATGTTAAAACCCCAATAATTCCCAATTCTTATAATTCCTGATCCTGATAACTCCCGATCCCAATAATTCCTGATCCTAATAACACCAACATCCTGATCCCAATAACTCCTGATCCTAACAGTGCCAGCATTCCTGTCCCAATAACACCCGAGCCTAATAATGCCTGattccagcaccagctccctcatcccaaaaaccccaataattCCCAATTCTTACAGTGCCTGATCCTGATAGCTCCAGATCCCAGCAGCCTGTCCTAAATCACCCCGGTGCTAACGATCGCTGTCCTCGGGCAGCGTCTGGTGGCCGCTGCTTTCGGCACAGGCTGCCTCCAGGAATAGCTCCCAGACCTCATTCTGGTTCCTGTCCCTCTCATTTattccagcctggcacagcacagacccATTTTTCGCGCCGGGCCAGCTCAGGTCAGGCAGCCAGTGAgcccccaggctgtggctgtgacagaaattcccccaaaatccaagcCCGGAGCCCCTCAAGGCGTTTTTAAGGCAGGGGGAAGGCGGGAGCTGGCGGGGAGTGAAGAACTGCAACGGAgaattgtgtttttctttaaatgtcatggggttttttttaagctcatTTTTGCACTTGGGTTTGGCGAAGCTGAGAAGACTTAAGTGACAAACCAGCTGTCCCCCGGCCCAGCGCAGAcacccccgccccgcccccggcccaGCGCCGACCCCCGGACCCCTCCTCACCCCCCGCACCCCAAAATTCGGGTGGGCACCGCGGGGGCGGCCCCGATGCTCCCGGCGGGGCTGTGTCCGTCGCGGGCGCTGCGGGGGCGCTGCGGGGTGGGCGGGGGTCCCGCAGCCCCCCACCCACCCTGCTAAGCCCAGTACACGGGGAGGAGGCTGCACAGGATGCCCGCCgtggtgcccagcagggagCGGTCAGCCAGGGGCGCCGAGATCTTGTcctcagcctgggcaggaggcacatccttcatcatcatcttcatcgTTCCTCCCCTCAGGGAGGGGCTGCACAAGGCgctgagccccccagctccccctggcCCAGCCAGGTCCTCACCTGCCGGCGCTGGAAGGTCTCGACCACGCTGTCCAGCCCCGGGATGTTGTCCTGGTCCACTCGGGTCACGTAGCAGGCGCGGTGCAGCCGGGCTCTGTAGCTCACCAGCAGCTGTTGGAAGGCAAACCCggctcagctccatcccatCTCCCCCTCTCCgcgcccccagagccccccactCACATTCGTGTAGTCATAGATGACCGTGGCCGCGTTCCCGTCGCCGCTGTCCAGGTAGAAAGTGGCCGCGTCCTCTTCCCACGAACCGCCCCGCAGCACCTGGGGGAGACCGAGGGGGTCTCAgaacctgcagcagccccttcccctggcaTGGGGGTCCCTTCTGATGGCGCTGGCGGTGGCACTCACGGTGTCGGCGTGGCGCTGCTCCACGCTCAGCCGCATCAGCAGCGCGACGGCGACGATGACCACGAGCAGGACCAGCACCACCGCCGCGATCAGCAGGCAGCGCAGGCGGCCGCAGCTCAGCAGCTTGCGGG containing:
- the LOC115912492 gene encoding pulmonary surfactant-associated protein C-like; translation: MESSMKQVALEDEDSGNGCCCPGCCVPCASCCAKCCTKCSWCCTKCCTKCGWCCAKCCCLPKCCECPKCPKCPGCASCSGCLKKSLCFVPRLLCYLPRKLLSCGRLRCLLIAAVVLVLLVVIVAVALLMRLSVEQRHADTVLRGGSWEEDAATFYLDSGDGNAATVIYDYTNLLVSYRARLHRACYVTRVDQDNIPGLDSVVETFQRRQMMMKDVPPAQAEDKISAPLADRSLLGTTAGILCSLLPVYWA